The Miscanthus floridulus cultivar M001 chromosome 17, ASM1932011v1, whole genome shotgun sequence genome has a window encoding:
- the LOC136515632 gene encoding LOW QUALITY PROTEIN: globulin-1 S allele-like (The sequence of the model RefSeq protein was modified relative to this genomic sequence to represent the inferred CDS: deleted 2 bases in 1 codon; substituted 1 base at 1 genomic stop codon): protein MARPQGPQVLAVRAAVRGQSLAPARPEQGRRPYVFDQRSFRRIVRSEQGSVRALRPFHEASKLLRGIRNYRVAVPEANPRLFVVPSHTDARPMRWPTEEGGRGPHWPLPPFGESHSPYNLLDQRPSIGNQHGALRGRRAQLPRPRPRRSEEEEGSEEEEEVGXGYHTIRAWLSPGTAFVVPVGHSFVTEGNK from the exons ATGGCACGGCCACAGGGGCCACAAGTCCTGGCAGTGCGAGCAGCGGTGCGAGGACAGTCCCTGGCACCAGCACGCCCG GAGCAGGGCCGGCGACCGTACGTGTTCGACCAGCGCAGCTTCCGCCGCATTGTTCGGAGCGAGCAGGGGTCCGTGAGGGCACTCCGGCCATTCCACGAGGCGTCCAAGCTCCTCCGTGGCATCCGGAACTACCGCGTGGCGGTCCCGGAGGCGAACCCGCGCTTGTTCGTTGTGCCTAGCCACACTGACGCTCGCCCCATGCGGTGGCCCACGGAGGAG GGCGGCCGCGGCCCGCACTGGCCCCTGCCGCCGTTCGGCGAGTCGCACAGCCCCTACAACCTCCTGGACCAGCGGCCCAGCATCGGCAACCAGCACGGG GCTCTACGAGGCCGACGCGCGCAGCTTCCACGACCTCGCCC GCGGaggagtgaagaagaagaaggatccgaggaggaggaggaagttgGGTAGGGGTACCACACCATCCGGGCGTGGCTGTCGCCAGGCACGGCGTTCGTGGTGCCCGTGGGCCACTCGTTCGTCACCGAAGGAAACAAATGA